A window from Salvelinus fontinalis isolate EN_2023a unplaced genomic scaffold, ASM2944872v1 scaffold_1339, whole genome shotgun sequence encodes these proteins:
- the LOC129849035 gene encoding serine/arginine repetitive matrix protein 2-like — MAAQCRSSKCTVERKGFRRELDTWRHKLINCVGFESILEGIYGPLLLRDLNIFDDCEPEELEDWAVKASCSFCSLLINDHVPVAASPLPSPSDDTPVQAPSLSDSSLSAHRFLHAVFHKKELASSGDPNVPLVAQELMRRMVRQFAMEYASKTHLTTSTITGSQQSGLDTPLDLTVTRNQEEEPTTADSVLDLSKRNSASSASTSPTIHKASGSLLPTVTDEPQREAEDAGMPDAPSGRSSALEAVRSSLCPAHRSLLQRILRLAHQQHRLSLAYRDAHRRLAQPTDPLCCHLVAKQQDDTSSPPPFTECWSRSGASRQTDWRTPGGPGCCCVQRCRLPPVCFCLQRLHCLSCQSLSLGHMTTGVRSSSSLCTFTSSASLSSSALCTNPSVCPVASVCCSNPQPCASCCSEHTYLAPVRHTAPGGGSECPVLKRERSRTPSPPPLSPIPSDMDGKEEDKPPSLLQQEGEKEEEAGCGGEVGEDREQQDLVERFSDKLKTIRPQEKDPPLSSASANHNLEKDPHLTTSANQHIAESQADAHLSEIITTVLNTGGGSDYSLNDMLHHHDNNESQPPRTRSRRRQEAMTTLPDQSSTRRQTVLIKRELARLNQSLGRRLSLGKNKSRSAKPFSTCSSPEPTPVTAEMDRITEEEGETERVKEGERVKEGERVKEGETERVKEGETERVKEGETGRVKEVETGRVKEGETGRVKEGETERVKEGETGRVKEGERVKEGETERGKEGETGRVKEGETGRLKEGERVKEGERVKEGERVKEGERVKEGERVKEGERVKEGERVKEGERVKEGETERVKEGETGRVKEGETGRVKEGETGRVKGGETGRVKEGETGRVKEGETERVKEGETERVKEGETERVKEGETERVKEGETERVKEGETGRVKEGETERVKEGETERVKEGTTEKVTAEEADPVRVTKDRVGVKEEMEKPPVLSSTQQSHPQEDQHKPESWNSTCQDSSRSDLPEKRRREEESPGSTSSACDHGSDLPEKRRREEEEESPGSTSSTCDHGSDLPEKRRREEESPGSTSSTCDHGSDLPEKRRIEEEEESPGSTSSTCDHVSDLPEKRRREEESPGSTSSTCDHGSDLPEKRRTEEEEESVGCSKDSSRVSARISPSHPCRTRKSQPGSSSEVVVGRSSEAGRSRRNIVPPQRFSSYVTEPRMMYSVACFSERIFSAQRTPKDRPPLNGPNTNHTDSPSSATDTAEVLCEAREKELPLASSPEVVSQERRGGRGCRSTATGQSSDRESQRRGQVIPVTAASSEQQSPPKHRSQNTADVRLRAAKPFGRLRSSQQSQPASPRTASRPEGEVPTEQPQYTSPIKLMFVSAVVGEEGVRYTLKAAAPGSSWHGQETFDPCEESSWTGSPEKTPEKTHNPPKTRSPLQTRSPLQTRSPLQTRSPLQTRSPLQTRSPLQTRSPLQTRSPLKTRSPLQTRSPLKTRSPPKNTVSSSPKLCGTMRGGEGGSPPKRSPGSQNGEGPPPFRETTPTKRRPGRPKKLGPQLEKRAKRPIGRPPKQKGVEPSCGSRQGGQDRSGGDPLGCSTGEEGNEQRDPANRNLKITVVYGRSHRTKRTVSEEAACLQATEQLMDLNFVRPVKEKRFAPHASNSSNIIKCQKLQCTAAMRRPGRPAKVKISGISVTVTTTSPGKRKIHMNRDAARKSPEKLCRRKALLPEPQPSKEPISSTPTSEDATRMQIERTTESKDGERERQTQTPPLLAVRHSVRVRKPSVYLLHSVATSTSRSLSHSTALLRRSRQLLINRASSQGSHRRRREEGGEDTPRQEELLSGREERSEGRGRVLCEDLSQVAGVSVDSIFPASSSEALRWWPVSSDQDSLNQELARRIRLISHSWVTSAAATTHTTRTGTITSAKQTLDDDSLSSWKPEVGSAVRLLFDQRCSVERLASWFMQTTETQSLGIVKKTSSRNPYELLHYPRTASRGSVFPSPQTMRLRKHIKKFAKAVPKSPAQLRLAQERLRRGKELNARRCLFTARPASGGLRLRAPWMKVRALGTYRTTLLRVREKFLTWTLRVKRPNRLRYNQAIWRRSPVEVGKSPHQVWPSARPREELTCSPHHHCLPAASETSQPCGPEQPTGLTKQQRLSSKAWSPERLKECCVFLKKINSPDTESTVEKEWDVCTVNLDDTYCPDETRQEERREEYDKAVKTERRKSRVPWKESSGSPQEVLVQEHNRVRAGNRRGKQKNSGKATSQSPTPPPTKATSQSPTPPPAKATSQSPTPPPTKATSQSPTPPPTKATSQSPTPPPTKVTSQSPTPPPAKATSQSPTPPPTKATSQSPTPPPAKVMRKSRGRGLTGPRWRDFILGT, encoded by the exons CTCCCTGTTGCCCACGGTTACGGATGAGCCCCAGAGGGAAGCAGAGGATGCCGGGATGCCCGATGCCCCAAGTGGGAGGAGCTCTGCTCTGGAGGCGGTCCGCTCCTCTTTATGCCCCGCCCATCGCTCTCTGCTCCAGCGAATCCTGAGGCTCGCCCACCAGCAGCACCGTCTATCATTGGCCTACAGGGACGCCCATCGCCGCCTGGCCCAGCCCACAGACCCTCTCTGCTGCCACCTGGTGGCCAAACAACAGGACGACACTTCCTCGCCTCCTCCCTTTACTGAGTGTTGGAGCCGTAGTGGAGCCTCGCGTCAGACTGACTGGAGGACACCAGGTGGTCCAGGCTGTTGCTGTGTGCAGCGCTGCAGGCTGCCTCCTGTCTGTTTCTGCCTCCAGAGACTCCACTGCCTGTCCTGCCAGAGCCTGTCCCTGGGACACATGACCACTGGGGTtcgctcctcctcttctctctgcactttcacctcCTCCGCCTCTCTTTCATCCTCCGCTCTGTGCACTAACCCCTCAGTCTGTCCCGTGGCCTCTGTCTGTTGCTCCAACCCCCAGCCCTGCGCCTCCTGCTGCTCAGAACACACCTACCTGGCCCCGGTCAGACACACAGCCCCGGGAGGAGGAAGCGAGTGCCCTGTCCTCAAGAGAGAGAGATCCcgcaccccctctcctccccctctctcccccatcccctcaGACATGGACGGAAAGGAGGAAGACAAGCCTCCCTCTCTTCTGCagcaggagggggagaaagaggaggaggccgGGTGTGGTGGGGAGGTGGGCGAGGACCGGGAGCAGCAGGACCTGGTGGAGCGATTCAGTGACAAACTAAAGACAATCAGACCCCAGGAGAAGGATCCCCCCCTCAGCTCTGCCTCAGCCAATCACAACCTAGAGAAGGATCCCCACCTGACGACCTCGGCCAATCAGCACATAGCAGAGTCCCAGGCCGACGCCCACCTGAGTGAGATCATCACCACCGTTCTGAACACGGGTGGCGGCAGCGACTACAGCCTAAACGACATGTtgcatcaccatgacaacaacgAGAGCCAGCCGCCTCGGACGCGTTCCCGGCGGCGACAGGAGGCCATGACGACTCTGCCCGACCAGTCGTCCACCCGGCGCCAGACCGTGCTAATCAAACGGGAGCTGGCCAGGCTGAACCAATCGCTGGGCAGGAGGCTGTCGCTTGGGAAGAACAAGAGCCGCAGTGCCAAGCCCTTTTCTACCTGCTCCTCACCTGAACCAACCCCTGTTACAGCAGAGATGGACAGAAtcacagaggaggagggagagaccg agagggtgaaggagggagagagggtgaaggagggagagagggtgaaggagggagagacggagagggtgaaggagggagagacggagagggtgaaggagggagagaccggTAGAGTGAAGGAGGTAGAGACCggtagagtgaaggagggagagaccggtagagtgaaggagggagagaccgagagggtgaaggagggagagaccggtagagtgaaggagggagagagggtgaaggagggagagacggagagggggaaggagggagagaccggtagagtgaaggagggagagaccggtagattgaaggagggagagagggtgaaggagggagagagggtgaaggagggagagagggtgaaggagggagagagggtgaaggagggagagagggtgaaggagggagagagggtgaaggagggagagagggtgaaggagggagagagggtgaaggagggagagacggagagggtgaaggagggagagaccggtagagtgaaggagggagagaccggtagagtgaaggagggagagaccggtagagtgaaggggggagagaccggtagagtgaaggagggagagaccggtagagtgaaggagggagagacggagagggtaaaggagggagagacggagagggtaaaggagggagagacggagagggtgaaggagggagagacggagagggtgaaggagggagagacggagagggtaaaggagggagagaccggtagagtgaaggagggagagacggagagggtgaaggagggagagacggagagggtaaAGGAGGGAACGACGGAGAAGGTGACAGCAGAGGAGGCAGATCCAGTGAGAGTTACGAAGGATAGAGTCGGCgtgaaggaggagatggagaaacccccagtcctctcctctacacAACAGAGTCACCCGCAGGAGGACCAACACAAACCAGAGAGCTGGAACAGCACCTGTCAGGACAGCAGTAGGAGTGACCTCcctgagaagaggaggagagaggaggagtcacCAGGTAGTACCAGCAGCGCCTGTGACCATGGCAGTGACCTCcctgagaagaggaggagagaggaagaggaggagtcacCAGGTAGTACCAGCAGCACCTGTGACCATGGCAGTGACCTCcctgagaagaggaggagagaggaggagtcacCAGGTAGTACCAGCAGCACCTGTGACCATGGCAGTGACCTCCCTGAGAAGAGGAGgattgaggaagaggaggagtcacCAGGTAGTACCAGCAGCACCTGTGACCATGTCAGTGACCTCcctgagaagaggaggagagaggaggagtcacCAGGTAGTACCAGCAGCACCTGTGACCATGGCAGTGACCTCCctgagaagaggaggacagaggaagaggaggagtcagTAGGCTGCAGCAAGGACAGTAGCAGAGTGTCAGCCAGGATTAGCCCGTCCCACCCCTGCAGAACCAGGAAGTCCCAGCCAGGCAGCAGCAGcgaggtggtggtggggaggagcAGCGAGGCTGGGAGGTCCAGGAGGAACATCGTCCCTCCCCAGCGGTTCTCCTCCTACGTCACAGAGCCCAGGATGATGTATTCTGTTGCCTGTTTCTCAGAGAGAATCTTCTCCGCCCAGAGGACGCCAAAGGATCGGCCGCCACTAAATGGCCCCAACACCAATCACACAGACTCCCCATCCTCGGCCACAGACACGGCTGAGGTGTTGTGCGAAGCAAGAGAAAAGGAATTACCGCTGGCATCCAGTCCTGAGGTTGTCAgtcaggagagaaggggaggcagAGGCTGTAGATCAACGGCAACGGGTCAGAGTTCAGACCGTGAGTCACAGAGACGAGGTCAGGTGATTCCTGTCACTGCAGCTTCCTCTGAGCAGCAGAGTCCCCCTAAACACCGCTCCCAGAACACGGCAGACGTTAGGCTCAGAGCAGCCAAACCTTTTGGGCGCTTACGCTCCTCCCAACAGTCCCAACCAGCGAGCCCTCGCACAGCCTCCAGGCCAGAGGGTGAGGTCCCCACAGAGCAGCCTCAGTACACCAGCCCCATCAAGCTGATGTTTGTGTCTGCAgtagtgggtgaggagggggtgagGTACACCCTGAAGGCGGCTGCACCAGGATCCAGCTGGCATGGACAGGAGACATTTGACCCCTGTGAGGAGTCATCGTGGACAGGAAGTCCAGAGAAGACCCCAGAGAAGACTCACAATCCACCTAAGACCAGGAGTCCCCTCCAGACCAGGAGTCCCCTCCAGACCAGGAGTCCCCTCCAGACCAGGAGTCCCCTCCAGACCAGGAGTCCCCTCCAGACCAGGAGTCCCCTCCAGACCAGGAGTCCCCTCCAGACCAGGAGTCCCCTTAAAACTAGGAGTCCCCTCCAGACCAGAAGTCCCCTTAAAACAAGGAGTCCACCCAAGAACACTGTATCGTCATCACCAAAGCTGTGTGGAacgatgagaggaggagagggaggtagcCCACCAAAACGCTCCCCCGGGTCCCAGAACGGAGAGGGCCCGCCTCCTTTTCGTGAAACCACCCCCACGAAGAGACGTCCGGGACGTCCCAAGAAGCTAGGTCCCCAGCTGGAGAAGAGGGCCAAGAGGCCGATCGGCCGCCCGCCCAAGCAAAAGGGTGTAGAGCCGAGCTGTGGCTCCAGGCAGGGTGGTCAGGACCGATCCGGTGGAGATCCCTTAGGCTGCAGCACCGGGGAGGAGGGCAACGAGCAGAGAGACCCAGCCAACAGGAACCTAAAGATCACCGTGGTGTACGGACGCTCCCACAGGACCAAGAGGACAGTGTCGGAGGAGGCTGCTTGTCTCCAGGCTACAGAGCAGCTGATGGATCTGAACTTCGTCAGACCGGTGAAGGAGAAGAGGTTCGCTCCCCACGCCAGCAACAGCAGCAACATTATCAAGTGCCAGAAGCTGCAGTGTACCGCGGCCATGCGTCGTCCAGGGAGACCCGCCAAGGTCAAGATCTCCGGAATCTCCGTTACCGTCACCACCACGTCGCCGGGGAAACGCAAGATCCACATGAACCGGGACGCAGCCAGGAAATCTCCGGAAAAGCTCTGTCGGCGGAAAGCCCTCCTTCCTGAACCCCAGCCTTCCAAAGAGCCAATCAGCAGCACGCCGACTAGCGAGGACGCCACTCGGATGCAGATAGAGAGAACGACAGAGtccaaggatggagagagggagcgacaGACCCAGACTCCTCCTCTGTTGGCAGTGCGTCACTCCGTGAGGGTGAGGAAGCCTTCAGTGTACCTACTTCACTCTGTAGCCACCTCCACCTCTAGGTCCCTGAGCCACAGTACCGCCCTGCTGCGCCGATCCAGACAGCTACTGATCAACAGGGCCAGCAGCCAAGGCAGCCATcgcaggaggagggaggagggaggagaggacaccCCAAGGCAGGAGGAGCTGCtgtctgggagggaggagaggagcgagggaagAGGAAGGGTGTTGTGTGAGGACCTGAGCCAGGTGGCGGGGGTTTCGGTAGACTCCATTTTCCCGGCCAGTTCCAGCGAGGCGTTGAGGTGGTGGCCCGTCTCCTCCGACCAGGACAGCCTGAACCAAGAGCTGGCTCGCAGGATCCGCCTCATATCCCACAGCTGGGTCACTTCCGCTGCCGCTACCACCCACACCACCAGGACGGGGACGATCACGTCCGCCAAGCAGACACTTGACGACGACTCTTTGTCCTCCTGGAAGCCAGAGGTTGGGTCGGCAGTGCGGCTGCTGTTTGACCAGCGCTGCAGCGTGGAGAGGCTGGCCTCCTGGTTCATGCAGACCACTGAGACTCAGTCTCTGGGCATTGTGAAGAAGACCAGCTCTCGAAACCCCTACGAGCTCCTGCACTACCCCCGGACCGCCAGCAGGGGGAGTGTCTTTCCCAGCCCGCAGACCATGCGACTACGCAAACACATCAAGAAGTTTGCCAAAGCTGTGCCGAAGAGCCCCGCCCAGCTCCGTCTGGCCCAGGAACGGCTCCGACGTGGAAAAGAGCTGAATGCCAGGCGGTGTCTGTTCACTGCGAGGCCGGCGTCAGGCGGGCTGCGTCTCAGAGCTCCTTGGATGAAGGTCAGGGCCCTCGGGACGTACAGAACCACTCTGCTCAGAGTCAGAGAAAAGTTTCTCACCTGGACCCTCAGAGTCAAGCGGCCCAACAGGCTGAGGTACAACCAGGCGATCTGGAGGAGAAGCCCGGTGGAGGTAGGCAAATCACCTCACCAGGTCTGGCCTTCTGCTCGGCCCAGGGAGGAGCTCACCTGTTCTCCACATCACCACTGTCTACCTGCCGCCTCAGAGACCAGTCAGCCCTGCGGCCCCGAGCAGCCGACAGGCCTCACCAAACAGCAGCGTCTCAGCTCTAAAGCCTGGAGTCCGGAGAGACTGAAGGAGTGTTGCGTGTTCCTCAAGAAGATCAACTCCCCCGACACAGAGTCCACCGTGGAGAAGGAGTGGGACGTCTGCACCGTCAATCTAGACGACACGTACTGCCCCGACGAGACccgacaggaggagaggagggaagagtacGACAAAGCTGTGAAAACTGAGAGAAGGAAGAGTAGAGTTCCCTGGAAGGAGTCTAGCGGCTCGCCGCAGGAGGTGCTGGTTCAGGAGCACAACCGGGTCCGAGCCGGGAACAGGAGAGGCAAACAGAAAAATTCAGGGAAAGCCACGAGCCAATCACCGACCCCGCCGCCAACGAAAGCCACGAGCCAATCACCGACCCCGCCACCAGCGAAAGCCACGAGCCAATCGCCGACCCCGCCGCCAACGAAAGCCACGAGCCAATCGCCGACCCCGCCGCCAACGAAAGCCACGAGCCAATCGCCGACCCCGCCGCCAACGAAAGTCACGAGCCAATCCCCGACCCCGCCGCCAGCGAAAGCCACGAGCCAATCCCCGACCCCACCGCCAACAAAAGCCACGAGCCAATCACCGACCCCGCCGCCAGCGAAAGTCATGAGAAAATCGCGTGGGAGGGGCCTGACCGGGCCGCGGTGGCGTGACTTTATACTGG GAACCTGA